Part of the Desulfovibrio litoralis DSM 11393 genome, TTTAATTCTGCAAATACTGCATAACTCCACCGAAGTTGGATAACCGCATTTTGTGCAGGCTGTTAGCTTGGTCGTATTTTGTTCATCAGTTTGAAAGGCAGGGCGACCACGCTCTAAAAAACCTTGATAAAAATCAATTTTACGCCCGGGGCTTTCTTCTTCAAGGTTAAACCAAAAATATTTTAATTTTGTAAAACTCGCACCACGACTATAAGGGCAAGTACTGATATGATGATCTATTTTTTTTAAAAAAGCATAATTTGCAGTTTCAAACTCAGATAAACGCCAAAGTGGTTTAACTTTTTTAGAAAAACCATTTTCAGCAGGTAGGCTCGGACCTTGGTCTGATAAATAAGCTTTATCCCAACGTAGAGTGTTGCTGGTTAATCTGGCGACTTCATCATCTAAATTATGTCCCGTTGCCAAAACATCATAACCGTTTTCGATAGCGATTTTATTAAAAAAATGTCTTTTAATTTTTCCACAAGCGGAACAAATAGGTCGGTTTAGGCGTTTTTTTATAAAAGGAATCATTAAATTTTCATCTTTTAATTCTTTTATAATGAGCGGAAGCGAGTGTAATTGACAAAAGTTTTCCACAATACTGCGAGCTTGAACGGAAGAATTTGGAATCCCCAAGTCTATATGAAGCCCGGTTATATTATAACCCAAGGCTTTAAGTTCTAACATTAAAGCAAGAGAGTCTTTTCCGCCTGATAATGCTACTAAAATTTTATCATTATGAGTAAAAAGTTTGTGTTGTCTTATACCTTTTTCTACTTGATTAGTAAAAAAGCGTAAAAAACAAGGTTCACAAAAACCGGCATGATGACTAGGAAGAGAGACAACGGCTTTTTCTTTACAGGCTGTACATTTCATATTTTAACCCTCTGAGATAACTTTGCGAATTGTGATATGGTCGTTAGTAAGAATGCGGTCGTCAGGGGTTAAAAGCTCCGTATTGTTTCTGATTGCCAAAGCCATGCCGGCTCTTAAACCTAGTTTATTAAAAAGCTGTAAAACTGTTTTAGGGCGAGGAAATTCCTGTGTTTTGTCTGATGGTAAAATAGTTAATGTAATAAGAGGCTTCTCGAATTTTGTATATTTAAGTTCTTTTTGATCCAT contains:
- a CDS encoding TIGR00269 family protein; its protein translation is MKCTACKEKAVVSLPSHHAGFCEPCFLRFFTNQVEKGIRQHKLFTHNDKILVALSGGKDSLALMLELKALGYNITGLHIDLGIPNSSVQARSIVENFCQLHSLPLIIKELKDENLMIPFIKKRLNRPICSACGKIKRHFFNKIAIENGYDVLATGHNLDDEVARLTSNTLRWDKAYLSDQGPSLPAENGFSKKVKPLWRLSEFETANYAFLKKIDHHISTCPYSRGASFTKLKYFWFNLEEESPGRKIDFYQGFLERGRPAFQTDEQNTTKLTACTKCGYPTSVELCSICRIKELVNSEPNK